In Spirochaetota bacterium, one DNA window encodes the following:
- the istB gene encoding IS21-like element helper ATPase IstB — protein MNNQATTEKMKEMKLDGMYRAFKETFGSSLHESLMPDELIAHLIDAEWDWRYNRKLERLIKKASFRYRARMEEIDFSSGRNIDKNTLLRLAGCEWINKAENLIITGATGAGKSFITCALGHAACTHKLSVRYANCMKLFAHLKIAKADGSYLREMKHLQKQDLIIIDDFGLKPLDAENRLVLLELMEDRYGLKSTIISSQVPVNKWFDIIGDPTIADAICDRLVHNAHTMNLKGGSMRKAHAKNSGRNLPHRD, from the coding sequence ATGAACAATCAGGCAACAACAGAGAAGATGAAGGAGATGAAGCTGGACGGCATGTACCGGGCTTTCAAGGAAACGTTTGGAAGCTCCCTTCATGAGAGCCTCATGCCCGACGAGCTGATAGCCCATCTTATCGATGCTGAATGGGACTGGCGCTACAATCGCAAACTGGAGCGGCTTATCAAGAAGGCATCGTTCCGCTACCGGGCCAGGATGGAAGAGATCGATTTTTCTTCCGGGCGAAACATCGATAAAAACACGCTTCTCAGGCTCGCCGGCTGCGAGTGGATCAACAAGGCGGAAAATCTGATCATCACCGGGGCAACCGGCGCGGGGAAAAGCTTCATAACCTGCGCCCTCGGCCACGCGGCCTGCACCCACAAGTTGAGCGTGAGGTATGCCAACTGTATGAAGCTCTTTGCCCATCTCAAGATCGCGAAAGCAGATGGTTCGTATCTGCGTGAGATGAAACATCTTCAGAAGCAGGACCTGATCATTATCGATGATTTCGGCCTCAAACCACTCGACGCGGAGAATCGGCTTGTTTTGCTCGAACTTATGGAGGACCGGTACGGTCTGAAATCTACGATCATTTCGTCTCAGGTCCCGGTTAACAAGTGGTTCGATATCATCGGCGATCCGACCATTGCCGACGCCATCTGCGATCGGCTGGTCCATAATGCACACACCATGAATTTAAAGGGGGGATCAATGAGAAAAGCTCATGCAAAAAATTCTGGACGAAACCTGCCACATCGAGATTAG